A single window of Finegoldia magna ATCC 29328 DNA harbors:
- a CDS encoding DNA topoisomerase, with the protein MKLIIAEKKDMAQKIADSIGKFTPEDGYYDVLDCHVTWTWGHLFGLKEPNEYENQGWDKKWADSSIDDLPMIPNKYQYKLTGNKDQFKKIEDLIKSNKYDEIINSCDAEREGELIFRLLYNHLDIDENKTKVTRMWCNTTNKDGLLKALEERKDIKEYDGYYLEADSRSKADWLIGMNLSRLYMFKFFRKFVIGRVMTPTLCLIIERDLEIENFEESDIYNLVGEYNGFQFKRKFDTPEECDRFKDLKDFTVVDIVEEKKKKKAPKLFKLSTLQQQANVEYGYTLKQTLNILESLYLKGITSYPRSNMEYLPADLEESFSETLKNLYLAWFIEKDDIEGAKKCINDEKAQKDAHYAIIIVNTKTKEIDNLSKDERNIYDLISRRMIEATMKDFEYIEQDIQLNDEFSGKKRKSTQEGFNKIQYNKLQYNDNLDLNKGQNFQCDLEIKKTKTKPKPRFTDATIVSSMENLKDIDEKYKGGIGTPATRDSIIEKLVEYKYIERSKKTLTSTPIARLLYKLLSKQIKTVGLTAALEEKLEEVRLGNIEQETFLNFIEKYILNEIDRVKDLDDLRIEVCDCPFCGKKVLNQGLKYDCENEDCSFEIWKKNKYFESFGIKEKSITDDFVKQLCSSSGVMVKGLKSKKGEKYSAIFSVNEEDGKTNISVDFPKRMTKK; encoded by the coding sequence TTGAAATTAATAATAGCAGAAAAAAAAGACATGGCACAGAAAATAGCGGATTCTATTGGTAAATTTACACCGGAAGATGGCTATTATGATGTTTTAGATTGTCATGTAACATGGACTTGGGGTCATTTATTTGGCTTAAAAGAGCCGAATGAATACGAAAATCAAGGATGGGATAAAAAATGGGCTGATAGTAGTATAGATGATTTACCTATGATTCCAAATAAATACCAATATAAACTAACAGGTAATAAAGATCAATTTAAAAAAATTGAAGATTTAATAAAAAGTAATAAATACGATGAAATAATTAACTCTTGCGATGCTGAAAGAGAAGGAGAGTTAATATTTAGACTTCTATATAATCACTTAGATATAGACGAGAACAAAACAAAGGTTACTCGTATGTGGTGTAATACAACGAATAAAGACGGACTTTTAAAAGCTTTAGAGGAAAGAAAAGACATAAAAGAGTATGACGGATATTACCTAGAGGCAGATTCAAGAAGTAAGGCAGACTGGCTAATAGGTATGAACTTATCAAGATTGTATATGTTTAAATTTTTCAGAAAGTTTGTAATAGGTCGTGTAATGACACCTACTTTATGTTTAATCATAGAAAGAGATTTAGAGATAGAAAACTTCGAAGAAAGTGATATATATAACCTCGTTGGAGAGTATAACGGATTTCAATTTAAAAGAAAGTTCGATACTCCTGAAGAGTGTGATAGATTTAAAGATTTAAAAGACTTTACAGTAGTAGATATAGTAGAAGAAAAGAAAAAGAAAAAAGCACCTAAATTATTTAAATTATCTACTTTGCAACAACAAGCCAATGTTGAATATGGATATACTTTGAAACAAACATTAAATATTTTAGAAAGTTTGTACTTAAAAGGGATAACATCATATCCGAGAAGTAATATGGAATATTTACCGGCAGACTTAGAAGAATCGTTCTCTGAAACACTAAAGAATTTATACTTAGCGTGGTTTATAGAAAAAGATGATATCGAAGGGGCTAAAAAGTGTATTAATGATGAGAAAGCACAAAAAGATGCACACTATGCAATTATAATTGTAAATACTAAAACAAAAGAAATTGACAATTTGTCTAAAGATGAAAGAAATATTTACGATTTAATTTCTAGAAGAATGATTGAAGCCACAATGAAAGATTTCGAATATATAGAACAAGATATTCAGCTTAATGATGAGTTTTCTGGAAAAAAACGAAAATCTACACAAGAAGGTTTTAATAAAATTCAATACAATAAATTACAATACAATGATAATTTGGATTTAAACAAAGGTCAAAACTTCCAATGTGATCTTGAAATTAAGAAAACAAAAACTAAGCCTAAACCAAGATTTACGGATGCAACAATTGTATCATCTATGGAAAATCTGAAAGACATTGACGAAAAATACAAAGGAGGAATTGGAACTCCTGCAACTAGAGATTCAATAATAGAAAAACTTGTTGAATACAAGTATATAGAAAGAAGTAAAAAGACATTAACATCAACTCCAATAGCAAGATTGTTGTACAAACTTTTATCAAAACAAATAAAAACTGTTGGTTTAACTGCTGCACTTGAAGAAAAATTAGAAGAAGTAAGATTAGGTAATATAGAACAAGAAACCTTCTTAAATTTCATAGAAAAATATATATTAAATGAAATAGATAGGGTAAAAGATTTGGATGATTTAAGAATAGAAGTTTGCGATTGCCCTTTCTGTGGCAAAAAGGTCTTAAATCAAGGGTTGAAATACGATTGCGAAAATGAAGATTGTAGTTTTGAGATATGGAAGAAAAATAAATATTTCGAAAGTTTCGGTATTAAAGAAAAATCAATAACAGATGATTTTGTAAAGCAATTATGTTCGTCTTCAGGGGTTATGGTAAAAGGATTAAAGAGTAAAAAAGGCGAAAAATACAGTGCTATTTTTAGTGTAAATGAAGAAGATGGCAAAACAAATATATCTGTAGATTTCCCTAAAAGAATGACTAAGAAATAA
- the iscB gene encoding RNA-guided endonuclease IscB gives MVVYVLNIDNKPLMPTTRFGKVRRLLRNKKANVVKRTPFTIKLLYRTDNNVQDITLGVDSGSKYIGLSASTENKEIFSAEYELRNDIVKKLSSRRECRRTRRNRLRHRKARFNNRVSSKKKGWLAPSIRHKVNSHLKIISDVCSIIPIKKIIVEVASFDMQKIKNPDISGVEYQQGEQLGFWNIREYVLFRDNHTCQHCKGKSKDPILNVHHIESRQTGGNSPNNLITLCESCHNAYHKGKIKLNIKRGKSLKDSAFMGIMRWALYNRLKEIYDDVSLTYGYLTKNKRIENNLPKEHKIDAFCIANNLSAKLSDTTFYFKKVRCHNRQIHKANYLKGGIKKNNQASYLVKGFRLFDRVKYQDKEYFIFGRRSSGQFHIRDLSGNKVNKGSISCKKLEFIEPRKTVLVERR, from the coding sequence ATGGTTGTATATGTCTTAAATATTGATAATAAACCCTTAATGCCAACCACAAGGTTTGGTAAGGTAAGAAGGCTATTAAGGAATAAGAAAGCTAATGTAGTAAAAAGAACACCATTCACAATAAAACTACTGTATAGAACAGATAATAATGTTCAAGATATAACTTTGGGAGTTGATTCTGGATCTAAGTATATAGGTTTATCGGCTTCTACTGAAAACAAAGAAATATTTTCAGCAGAGTATGAACTGCGTAATGATATAGTTAAAAAACTATCGTCAAGACGTGAGTGCAGAAGAACTAGAAGAAATAGACTAAGACACAGAAAAGCTCGTTTTAATAACAGAGTATCATCAAAGAAAAAAGGTTGGCTTGCACCTAGTATTAGACACAAGGTTAATAGTCACTTAAAGATAATATCTGATGTATGTAGTATTATTCCAATCAAAAAGATTATTGTAGAGGTTGCAAGTTTTGATATGCAAAAGATTAAAAACCCCGATATATCGGGTGTTGAATATCAACAAGGCGAACAATTAGGATTTTGGAATATACGAGAATATGTATTGTTTAGAGATAACCATACTTGCCAACATTGTAAGGGAAAGAGCAAAGACCCTATATTAAATGTTCATCATATTGAATCAAGACAAACCGGAGGTAATAGTCCTAACAACTTAATTACTCTATGTGAGAGTTGTCATAATGCTTATCATAAAGGAAAGATTAAGCTTAATATCAAGAGAGGAAAGTCTTTAAAAGATTCAGCTTTTATGGGTATTATGCGTTGGGCTTTATACAACAGGTTAAAAGAGATATATGATGATGTGAGTTTAACTTATGGATATTTAACTAAGAATAAAAGGATAGAAAATAACCTACCTAAAGAACATAAAATTGATGCCTTTTGTATAGCAAATAATCTTAGTGCTAAGCTATCAGACACTACTTTTTATTTTAAGAAAGTTAGATGCCATAATAGACAAATACACAAAGCAAATTATCTTAAAGGCGGTATAAAGAAAAATAACCAAGCCTCGTATTTAGTTAAAGGCTTTAGGTTATTTGATAGAGTGAAATATCAAGATAAAGAATATTTTATATTTGGAAGAAGAAGTTCAGGACAATTCCATATTAGGGATTTGTCTGGAAACAAGGTAAATAAGGGTTCTATATCGTGTAAGAAATTAGAATTTATAGAGCCGAGGAAAACAGTATTAGTAGAAAGGAGATAA
- the relB gene encoding type II toxin-antitoxin system RelB family antitoxin, with translation MTTITIRLSESDKELFTNVSKEKNMSLSNWIRESLLEKIEQEYGEKIVQDYLMNKENVRFYNDDEVKKELGI, from the coding sequence ATGACTACTATAACTATCAGGTTAAGCGAGTCTGATAAGGAGCTTTTCACAAATGTTTCGAAAGAAAAAAACATGTCTTTATCAAATTGGATAAGAGAATCGCTATTAGAAAAAATTGAGCAGGAATACGGCGAAAAGATTGTTCAAGACTATCTTATGAACAAAGAAAATGTGAGATTTTATAATGATGATGAAGTTAAAAAAGAATTAGGGATATAA
- a CDS encoding nuclease-related domain-containing protein, which produces MRDLYISFGIFFVLCLVLKSLWPRIKGYMGEAMVKMELSSLDKNKYSVINNLVLENSGGNTYSTQIDHLVISTYGIFSIETKNYKGLICGSEYGKRWIQNIHGIRNDFMNPVLQNYAHMQAVKSILRKYYPNMRYFSVVAFSPDAKVKVKTKNSVICKMSQVSRNIKELSDKEILNPNDLKKIVELIEENKLNISNREHIRNITTRQL; this is translated from the coding sequence ATGCGAGATTTGTATATTTCATTTGGAATATTTTTTGTACTTTGCCTAGTCTTGAAAAGCTTGTGGCCAAGGATCAAGGGGTACATGGGAGAGGCTATGGTTAAGATGGAATTAAGTAGTCTTGATAAGAATAAATACAGCGTTATAAATAATCTAGTATTAGAAAATTCGGGTGGAAATACTTATTCTACGCAAATCGATCATCTCGTTATCTCAACTTATGGTATTTTTTCTATTGAAACAAAAAATTACAAAGGATTGATTTGTGGTTCTGAGTATGGCAAGAGGTGGATTCAAAATATCCATGGAATAAGAAATGATTTTATGAATCCTGTTTTACAAAATTACGCACATATGCAAGCTGTTAAATCAATTTTGAGGAAGTATTATCCAAACATGAGATATTTTTCTGTTGTTGCATTTTCTCCAGATGCCAAAGTAAAGGTTAAAACCAAAAATTCTGTTATCTGCAAGATGTCACAAGTTTCTAGAAATATTAAAGAACTTTCGGATAAAGAAATTCTAAATCCAAATGATTTAAAAAAGATTGTAGAACTGATTGAAGAAAATAAGCTAAATATCAGCAATAGAGAACACATTAGAAATATTACTACTCGCCAATTGTAG